From a region of the Rathayibacter sp. VKM Ac-2804 genome:
- a CDS encoding VWA domain-containing protein, with product MPRGNRRLGRDARYSRYDGGPDPLAPPVDLAEALDAIGEDVMAGTSPERAMREFLRRGGRDAQGLDDLAARVAERRRELTQKHGLDGTLREVRELLDRAVLAERKQLARDTQMDDGDRALAEIQLDSLPPSPAAAVSELSDYRWQSPEARADFERIKELLGAEMLEQRFEGMKQALENASDEDRAAIDAMLRDLNQLLEAHARGEDTPEQFDAFMAQHGEYFPERPETVDELIDTLAARAAAAQRMRNSMTQQQRDELDALAQQAFGTPELMQSLGQLDETLRGLRPGEDWGGSERMDGEQGLGLGDGTGVFQELADLDALADQLAQPHERSNLDDLDLDLLARRLGDDAAVDAQTLKRLEKALRDSGTLRRGSDGALTLTPKAMRQLGKALLRDIADTMSGRQGARDVRRAGAAGERSGATRQWEFGDTEAWDVTRTLTNALTRTAGDGRETGSGVRIEIGDVEVQETEARTQACVALLVDTSFSMAMDGRWVPMKRTALALHTLISSRFRGDELQLIAFGRQAEVMDVEQLVGLDAEWEKGTNLHHALLLANRHFRKHPSAQPVLLIVTDGEPTAHLEPDGQIYFDYPPDPVTVAVSVRELDASTRLGAHTTFFRLGDDPGLARFIDSLARRVGGSVVNPEADDLGAAVVSSYLGARGAAPGGRPPGDELFGRGWGF from the coding sequence GTGCCTAGGGGCAACCGCCGGCTCGGGCGCGACGCCCGCTACTCCCGCTACGACGGCGGTCCCGACCCGCTCGCCCCGCCCGTCGACCTGGCCGAGGCGCTCGACGCCATCGGCGAGGACGTCATGGCCGGCACCTCGCCCGAGCGCGCCATGCGCGAGTTCCTCCGCCGCGGCGGCCGAGACGCCCAGGGTCTCGACGACCTCGCCGCCCGTGTCGCCGAGCGCCGGCGCGAGCTGACGCAGAAGCACGGCCTCGACGGCACCCTCCGCGAGGTCCGCGAGCTGCTCGACCGCGCCGTCCTCGCCGAGCGCAAGCAGCTCGCCCGCGACACGCAGATGGACGACGGCGACCGCGCCCTCGCCGAGATCCAGCTCGACAGCCTCCCGCCCTCGCCGGCGGCCGCGGTCTCCGAGCTCTCCGACTACCGCTGGCAGAGCCCCGAGGCGCGCGCCGACTTCGAGAGGATCAAGGAGCTGCTCGGCGCCGAGATGCTCGAGCAGCGCTTCGAGGGCATGAAGCAGGCCCTCGAGAACGCGAGCGACGAGGACCGCGCGGCGATCGACGCGATGCTGCGCGACCTCAACCAGCTCCTCGAGGCGCACGCCCGCGGCGAGGACACCCCCGAGCAGTTCGACGCCTTCATGGCCCAGCACGGCGAGTACTTCCCCGAGCGGCCCGAGACCGTCGACGAGCTGATCGACACCCTGGCCGCCCGCGCCGCCGCGGCCCAGCGGATGCGCAACTCGATGACCCAGCAGCAGCGCGACGAGCTCGACGCCCTCGCCCAGCAGGCGTTCGGCACGCCCGAGCTGATGCAGTCGCTCGGGCAGCTCGACGAGACGCTGAGGGGCCTGCGCCCCGGCGAGGACTGGGGCGGCTCCGAGCGGATGGACGGCGAGCAGGGCCTCGGCCTCGGCGACGGCACCGGCGTCTTCCAGGAGCTCGCCGACCTCGACGCGCTCGCCGACCAGCTCGCGCAGCCGCACGAGCGCTCGAACCTCGACGACCTCGACCTCGACCTGCTGGCCCGCCGCCTCGGCGACGACGCGGCGGTCGACGCGCAGACCCTCAAGCGCCTCGAGAAGGCGCTGCGCGACTCCGGCACCCTGCGCCGCGGCTCGGACGGCGCGCTCACCCTCACTCCGAAGGCCATGCGCCAGCTCGGCAAGGCGCTGCTGCGCGACATCGCCGACACGATGTCCGGCCGCCAGGGCGCGCGCGACGTGCGCCGGGCCGGCGCCGCGGGCGAGCGCTCCGGCGCGACCCGGCAGTGGGAGTTCGGCGACACCGAGGCGTGGGACGTCACCCGCACCCTCACCAACGCGCTGACCCGGACCGCAGGCGACGGCCGCGAGACCGGCTCCGGCGTCCGGATCGAGATCGGCGACGTCGAGGTGCAGGAGACGGAGGCGCGGACCCAGGCCTGCGTCGCCCTCCTCGTCGACACCTCGTTCTCGATGGCGATGGACGGCCGCTGGGTGCCGATGAAGCGCACCGCGCTGGCCCTGCACACCCTGATCTCGAGCCGGTTCCGCGGCGACGAGCTGCAGCTGATCGCGTTCGGCCGCCAGGCCGAGGTGATGGACGTCGAGCAGCTCGTCGGCCTCGACGCCGAGTGGGAGAAGGGCACCAACCTGCACCACGCCCTGCTGCTGGCCAACCGGCACTTCCGGAAGCACCCCAGCGCGCAGCCGGTGCTGCTGATCGTCACCGACGGCGAGCCGACCGCGCACCTGGAGCCCGACGGGCAGATCTACTTCGACTACCCGCCTGACCCGGTGACGGTCGCCGTCTCCGTCCGCGAGCTCGACGCCTCCACCCGGCTCGGCGCGCACACCACGTTCTTCCGGCTGGGGGACGACCCGGGGCTCGCCCGCTTCATCGACTCGCTCGCCCGCCGGGTCGGCGGCTCGGTCGTGAACCCGGAGGCGGACGACCTCGGCGCGGCCGTCGTCTCGTCCTACCTCGGCGCGCGCGGGGCGGCTCCCGGCGGGCGACCGCCCGGCGACGAGCTGTTCGGCCGCGGCTGGGGCTTCTAG
- a CDS encoding magnesium chelatase, translated as MRPQISTLGQLRASGHAQKTLRTEIRDNLLDALREGRDPWPGLHGFQDTVIPQVERAVIAGHDIVLLGERGQGKTRLLRTLNGLLDEWTPVIDGSELGEHPYEPITSISKRRAEELGDELPVAWRSREERYVEKLATPDTSVADLIGDVDPMKVAEGRSLGDPETIHFGLIPRSHRGIVAINELPDLAERIQVAMLNVMEERDIQIRGYVLRLPLDVLVVASANPEDYTNRGRIITPLKDRFGAEIRTHYPTALVDEIAVIRQEADLVATVPDTLIEILARFTRALRESSSVDQRSGVSARFAIAGAETIAAAALHRATRRGEEEAVARPIDLETAVDVLGGKIEFESGEEGREDEILDHLLRQATAETVRAHLRGLDLTPLVTAVENGAMITTGEQVTAEEFLAALPVLGESTLYDDIADRLEATGSGRRAGAVELALEGLYLSRKLSKETGGGEAVYG; from the coding sequence ATGCGCCCCCAGATCAGCACCCTCGGCCAGCTGCGCGCCTCCGGGCACGCGCAGAAGACCCTCCGCACCGAGATCCGCGACAACCTCCTCGACGCCCTCCGCGAGGGCCGCGACCCCTGGCCCGGCCTGCACGGCTTCCAGGACACCGTCATCCCCCAGGTCGAGCGGGCGGTGATCGCCGGGCACGACATCGTGCTGCTCGGCGAGCGCGGCCAGGGCAAGACCCGCCTCCTCCGCACGCTCAACGGCCTGCTCGACGAGTGGACCCCCGTCATCGACGGCTCCGAGCTCGGCGAGCACCCCTACGAGCCGATCACCTCGATCAGCAAGCGCCGGGCGGAGGAGCTCGGCGACGAGCTGCCCGTCGCCTGGCGCAGCCGCGAGGAGCGCTACGTCGAGAAGCTGGCCACGCCGGACACGAGCGTCGCGGACCTCATCGGCGACGTCGACCCGATGAAGGTGGCCGAGGGCCGCAGCCTCGGCGATCCGGAGACCATCCACTTCGGCCTCATCCCGCGCAGCCACCGCGGCATCGTCGCGATCAACGAGCTGCCCGACCTCGCCGAGCGCATCCAGGTCGCGATGCTCAACGTGATGGAGGAGCGCGACATCCAGATCCGCGGCTACGTCCTGCGCCTGCCGCTCGACGTGCTCGTGGTCGCCAGCGCCAACCCCGAGGACTACACGAACCGCGGCCGGATCATCACCCCGCTCAAGGACCGCTTCGGCGCCGAGATCCGCACCCACTACCCGACCGCGCTGGTCGACGAGATCGCGGTGATCCGCCAGGAGGCCGACCTCGTGGCCACCGTCCCGGACACGCTGATCGAGATCCTCGCCCGCTTCACCCGGGCCCTGCGCGAGTCGTCCTCGGTCGACCAGCGCAGCGGCGTCAGCGCCCGCTTCGCCATCGCCGGCGCCGAGACCATCGCCGCCGCCGCGCTGCACCGGGCCACGCGCCGCGGCGAGGAGGAGGCGGTCGCCCGCCCGATCGACCTCGAGACCGCGGTCGACGTGCTCGGCGGCAAGATCGAGTTCGAGTCGGGGGAGGAGGGCCGCGAGGACGAGATCCTCGACCACCTCCTCCGCCAGGCCACCGCCGAGACGGTCCGCGCGCACCTGCGCGGGCTGGACCTCACCCCGCTCGTGACCGCCGTCGAGAACGGCGCGATGATCACGACCGGCGAGCAGGTGACGGCCGAGGAGTTCCTCGCCGCCCTGCCCGTGCTCGGCGAGTCGACCCTCTACGACGACATCGCCGACCGCCTCGAGGCCACCGGGTCCGGCCGTCGTGCGGGCGCCGTCGAGCTCGCCCTCGAGGGCCTCTACCTCTCGCGCAAGCTCAGCAAGGAGACGGGCGGGGGCGAGGCCGTCTATGGCTGA
- a CDS encoding PQQ-dependent sugar dehydrogenase, producing the protein MTGPVLRSALVGATLALGVGLASCSTTPAAPGPEARELVGASSVAEGLEAPWSVVFVDDGTALVSERDSGRVLELAADGSTREVGVVDGVVAEGESGLLGLAVDGRTLFAYSTAADGNRIQRFALEREAGAYALGAPETILDGLPAARTHDGGRIAIGPDGMLYATVGDAGRREAAQDLDELSGKILRMTLDGAVPDDNPYPGSLVWSSGHRNPQGLAWAEDGTLFASEFGQDTWDELNVIEPGANYGWPEVEGIAGEDGFVDPVQQWEPGAASPSGMTELDGVLYLANLRGEVLRAVPVADPSASTDYAVGEYGRLRDAVAAPDGDLWFVTSNTDGRGSPGEEDDRIVSVPPPA; encoded by the coding sequence ATGACCGGTCCCGTCCTCCGCTCGGCCCTCGTCGGCGCGACGCTCGCGCTCGGCGTGGGGCTCGCCTCCTGCAGCACGACTCCCGCCGCTCCCGGCCCCGAGGCGCGCGAGCTCGTCGGCGCGAGCAGCGTCGCGGAGGGGCTCGAGGCGCCGTGGTCGGTCGTCTTCGTCGACGACGGCACGGCGCTCGTCAGCGAGCGCGACAGCGGACGGGTGCTCGAGCTCGCGGCGGACGGCAGCACCCGAGAGGTCGGCGTCGTCGACGGCGTGGTCGCCGAGGGCGAGAGCGGGCTGCTCGGGCTGGCCGTCGACGGCCGGACCCTGTTCGCCTACTCGACCGCGGCCGACGGCAACCGGATCCAGCGGTTCGCGCTCGAGCGCGAGGCCGGGGCGTACGCACTCGGCGCGCCGGAGACGATCCTCGACGGGCTCCCGGCCGCTCGCACGCACGACGGCGGGCGGATCGCGATCGGCCCCGACGGCATGCTCTACGCGACCGTCGGCGACGCCGGGCGGCGCGAGGCGGCGCAGGACCTCGACGAGCTCTCCGGCAAGATCCTCCGGATGACGCTCGACGGCGCCGTGCCCGACGACAACCCGTACCCGGGGTCGCTGGTCTGGAGCAGCGGGCACCGCAATCCGCAGGGTCTCGCCTGGGCGGAGGACGGCACCCTGTTCGCGAGCGAGTTCGGGCAGGACACCTGGGACGAGCTGAACGTCATCGAGCCCGGCGCGAACTACGGCTGGCCCGAGGTGGAGGGGATCGCCGGCGAGGACGGCTTCGTCGATCCGGTGCAGCAGTGGGAGCCGGGCGCGGCCAGCCCGAGCGGGATGACCGAGCTGGACGGCGTGCTCTATCTGGCGAACCTGCGCGGCGAGGTGCTGCGCGCGGTGCCGGTCGCGGATCCGTCGGCCTCGACCGACTACGCCGTCGGCGAGTACGGGCGGCTGCGGGACGCGGTGGCGGCGCCGGACGGCGACCTGTGGTTCGTGACGAGCAACACGGACGGACGCGGGTCGCCGGGCGAGGAGGACGACCGGATCGTGAGCGTGCCGCCGCCGGCGTGA
- a CDS encoding response regulator transcription factor: MTTVLVVDDQPLIRQAVTDILGSASGIEVVGEARTGREAVELATRLRPDVVLMDIRMPELDGIGATALICADPELAATKVLILTTFEEDEYLIAALRAGAGGFLGKGAEPEEIAAAVRAVHAGDSLLSPAATRSLITRYVLAPPASPPLVEPPEFAQLTDREREVLLLVARGRSNQEIADDLVISPHTAKTHVNRIMTKLSAHDRAQLVIAAYESGLLTPGA; encoded by the coding sequence ATGACCACCGTCCTCGTCGTGGACGACCAGCCCCTGATCCGCCAGGCCGTCACCGACATCCTCGGCAGCGCGAGCGGCATCGAGGTCGTCGGCGAGGCGCGCACCGGCCGCGAGGCGGTCGAGCTGGCGACCCGCCTGCGCCCCGACGTCGTCCTGATGGACATCCGCATGCCCGAGCTCGACGGCATCGGCGCCACCGCGCTGATCTGCGCCGACCCGGAGCTCGCCGCGACGAAGGTCCTCATCCTCACGACCTTCGAGGAGGACGAGTACCTGATCGCCGCCCTGCGCGCGGGCGCCGGCGGCTTCCTCGGCAAGGGCGCCGAGCCGGAGGAGATCGCCGCCGCCGTCCGTGCCGTGCACGCCGGCGACAGCCTGCTCTCGCCCGCCGCGACCCGCAGCCTGATCACCCGCTACGTCCTCGCCCCGCCGGCGTCCCCGCCGCTCGTCGAGCCGCCGGAGTTCGCCCAGCTGACCGACCGCGAGCGCGAGGTCCTGCTGCTCGTCGCGCGCGGCCGCTCCAACCAGGAGATCGCGGACGACCTCGTCATCTCCCCGCACACCGCCAAGACCCACGTCAACCGCATCATGACCAAGCTCTCGGCCCACGACCGCGCCCAGCTCGTCATCGCCGCCTACGAGAGCGGCCTGCTGACCCCCGGCGCCTGA